From a single Miscanthus floridulus cultivar M001 chromosome 8, ASM1932011v1, whole genome shotgun sequence genomic region:
- the LOC136476031 gene encoding CASP-like protein 2D1, which produces MAAGLKVPEMALRVCVVPLALASLWEMATNAQADDTYGEVKFSDLSGFSYLVGVNAVTAAYAVASILLSSFKPLARYGWVILVMDQASAYLLVTSASAAAELLQLARRGEREVSWGEVCSYFGRFCGKATVSLALHAAALACFVALSLVSAFRVFSSTPCHLPPDADADGQPKHAQAQEEQVRYH; this is translated from the exons ATGGCGGCGGGGCTCAAGGTCCCCGAGATGGCGCTCAGGGTCTGCGTCGTCCCGCTCGCCTTGGCCTCGCTCTGGGAGATGGCCACCAACGCGCAGGCGGACGACACCTACGGGGAGGTCAAGTTCTCCGATCTCTCCGGATTCAG CTATTTGGTTGGCGTCAACGCCGTCACAGCTGCCTACGCGGTAGCCTCCATCTTGCTTTCGTCCTTCAAGCCCCTCGCTCGCTACGGCTGGGTGATTCTCGTCATGGATCAG GCGTCGGCGTACCTGCTGGTGACGtcggcctcggcggcggcggagctgctgcagctggcgcggcgcggcgagcggGAGGTGTCGTGGGGCGAGGTGTGCTCCTACTTCGGCCGCTTCTGCGGGAAGGCCACGGTGTCGCTGGCGCTGCACGCCGCCGCGCTGGCCTGCTTCGTCGCGCTCTCCCTCGTCTCCGCCTTCAGGGTGTTCAGCAGCACTCCGTGCCACCTGCCGCCTGACGCTGACGCTGACGGCCAACCCAAGCACGCACAGGCACAGGAGGAGCAAGTGAGGTACCACTGA